From the bacterium genome, the window CCGCCCGCGCGCAGCAGCGCCGGGAGGTTCGTCACGCGGAGCTTCTGCTCGAGGATGGCCCGTAGGAACTGCTGCTGCCGTTCGGCGCGACCCTCATCGCCGTCACCCAGTCCCCCATAGTTCGACTTGCGGTAGCGGCAGAAGCCCATGGCTGTGTAGCCGTCCATGTGGTGCATGCCGGGGGTGAGGTGGATGTGCAGGTTGCCCCAACTGTCATCGTAGTTCATCCCCCGCCCCTCGCCCTCGATGTCGCGCACCAGCAGGTCCACGCCCCCGAGCGTGTCCACGGCCTTCACGAAGCCCTCGAAGTTGACCTTGATGTAGCCGTCTATGGGCGTCCCCAGCAGCAGTTGCACCGTCTGCAGCGTAAGCTTCGGGCCGCCGTAGGCGTACGAGTGGTTGATCTTGGTGCTGCCGTGGCCGGGGATGTCGCAGCGCGTGTCGCGCGGGATGGACATGATCGCCCCGCGCTTGAGGGTGGGGTTCAGCCAGAGCACCATGAGGGTGTCGGAGCGGCCGACCTCGCCGGGGCGGTCGTCGGCGCCCATGAGCACCAGCCGCAACTGCGACACACCCGCAAACGGTTCGGGCAGCGCGGCCAGCTTGCCCTGGCTGCCCTGGTCAGGGGACAGCCCCCCGGCAGACACGGCGACATCATCGTACAGGCCGAAGCCGCCGGCCGCCACGATGAGTGTCGCCATGAAGTAGACGAAGAAGTCCTTGGTCGTGTGCTTGGTCATGGATACCCGGGAAATGAGAATTCGAGAGCCGGTGCGGCTACGGGTGCGCGAGGTCCTTGCCGATCGTCACCTGTATCTGGGCTGTGCCCGGCGGCGCCTCCCCGGCGCCGACATCTTCCTGGATGGTCCCCGCGCCCAGCGCCGTCGTCAGGCGTTGGGCCTCTGCCTGCATGTCGCCGCGGTACAGCACCGTCGTCTGCTGGTGCCCTGCGGTGGGGGCGTTGCCAACCCGGACCACGACGAAGCCCTCGGACTTGAGCTTGTCAGCGGCCTCGGCCGCGGCGCCCGTGACGC encodes:
- a CDS encoding LCP family protein → MTKHTTKDFFVYFMATLIVAAGGFGLYDDVAVSAGGLSPDQGSQGKLAALPEPFAGVSQLRLVLMGADDRPGEVGRSDTLMVLWLNPTLKRGAIMSIPRDTRCDIPGHGSTKINHSYAYGGPKLTLQTVQLLLGTPIDGYIKVNFEGFVKAVDTLGGVDLLVRDIEGEGRGMNYDDSWGNLHIHLTPGMHHMDGYTAMGFCRYRKSNYGGLGDGDEGRAERQQQFLRAILEQKLRVTNLPALLRAGGQIMDCVDTSLSWRECADLGRLLKEMTSTDITSVTLPVAAAPSGGIYYSQIIPDAFSRMLDDIDDHLAGRPVAVRVVLLKDGTERPGLATGAGKLLAEAGFKVTATQPTTKTVASTKVLYPEGQKDMATAAALALGAGETEELDDEPEGTAPSLQVILGQDYRLPSSQGRNDAGLTPEGN